From a single Penaeus vannamei isolate JL-2024 chromosome 25, ASM4276789v1, whole genome shotgun sequence genomic region:
- the LOC138866405 gene encoding uncharacterized protein — protein sequence MADLNFDVLKAQAEELGLKGNDIVQYVISQQTLAREERAKEREFQKEQLEAEKERVKLEHELQMARLNNSDSSLNPVLFDGASRPSLPVFKDGEDITSYLIRFERIANLLNFKEETYAIRLGSLLTGKAVDIYTSLPPETTADYQLLKKALLRGYSKTPASYRNDFRTAKIKSGETYEHFAIRLGRLFDYWVDSHNITKDYASLRDFMLLDQLMSSISPDLRVFVKEHNVSSLADAVSLSDNWSSAHSAYPRSYQSSEQGKRSVAPKPQTPVQSALRRDFSSVKCHGCGDIGHIRSRCPKNPLAYKQYHPIPTHKVGFCLSDRENSKFMTAGTVNGAWVSTVLRDTGCTCVIVSHKVLPDVDLSRADLVGIEDYLGWVDYFPKTKCYLNCPYFKGWIDVVRAPIKFCSVLIGNVPGVYSPKLSPDSEVTERSNVPLDYSCAIQTRSSKVKRVHPLVLPEIEPLKVTPEDFAKLQAECHSLTKFWEKVKSEEHDMMRDGTVFKFEQINGLLYRTCVASKHCERVGKSSLVVPSKCRAIILAVGHESPLAGHFSHRKSEMRIRDHFYWPKMGAEIRDFCKSCDKCQRMSSRGRVRPVPLKPMPILTEPFSRVSIDLVGPISPPSSEGHRYILTLIDLATGFPEALPLKEIDSISVAEALMVIFSRVGIPREILSDRGRQFVSQLMGELHKLLGVKPLFTTPYHPSGNGRVERFHATLKASLRKLCSDKPREWHRYLVPTLFAMREIPSDRTGFSAFELLYGRTVRVPLSVLRDLWEDTTIKDDVRSSFQYVIELKNKLEECAKIAAQNAEISSSKFKSYFDLKSQDRKFSPGEEVLVLLPDNQNKLLMSWSGPYTVLECRNKVNYLIDEGGKLKLLHANLLKKYQRRATSSQPNVMDEESKIDAEMNPQIVQNCILEDTELSDSNFPLTSDGEEPILPESDQPEICSDLSAEQKSDIDSVIAEFVDVFSLTPGCTNTLEHDIEVNTTELIESKVYLIPIHLKPHFEDEVGQLLEQGIIQLSSSPHSSPVVMVKKSDGSYRMAIDYRAVNSVTNFHAEPACTMEEDLYKFSGCNYFSELDLMKAYCQVKLSEKARPLTAFPSHKGLMEFCRVPFGLVNACATYIRLMRIVLAGLKNGSFYFDNIFIHTKTWDEHKDAIVSVLKRLREHNLTAKPSKCRFGFKSIEYLGFILDGNYLHPKLDKIEAILNLPPPCTKKTLRSFLGLISFYRMFIPQAASLTSSLSDLLCKNVREPLKWTDELTKVFEQLKAALASKPVLKLPDASHPFVLRTDSSDVGLGAVLLLYVDGHPFPVAHASRKLLDREKRYSTIEKEGLAIMFGIHRFRYYLMGQEFILEVDHKPLIYINKFKGSNNRLLRWSLSLQPYRFRLVHVAGRDNLGADLLSRSGN from the coding sequence ATGGCAGATCTTAACTTTGATGTTTTAAAAGCTCAGGCTGAGGAACTTGGCCTTAAAGGAAATGATATTGTTCAGTATGTCATCAGTCAACAGACACTTGCacgggaggagagagcaaaagaaagagaatttcagaaagagcaattagaggcagagaaagagagagttaaactgGAACATGAGCTTCAGATGGCTCGGTTAAACAATTCTGATAGTTCATTAAATCCTGTACTTTTTGATGGCGCTTCACGCCCTAGTTTACCAGTCTTTAAAGATGGAGAAGACATCACTTCATACTTAATTAGATTTGAGCGCATTGCTAACTTGTTAAATTTTAAAGAAGAAACTTATGCTATCAGATTGGGAAGTTTGTTAACAGGAAAGGCTGTTGATATATACACCTCACTGCCTCCAGAAACAACAGCCGATTACCAGTTACTAAAGAAAGCTCTCTTAAGGGGTTATAGTAAAACTCCCGCAAGTTACAGGAATGATTTTAGGACTGCTAAAATAAAAAGTGGTGAAACCTATGAACATTTCGCTATCAGGCTTGGACGATTGTTTGACTATTGGGTCGATTCGCATAATATCACCAAAGATTATGCATCTCTtcgtgattttatgttgttagaTCAACTAATGTCTTCTATCTCCCCAGATCTGCGTGTTTTTGTAAAGGAGCATAACGTGTCCTCCTTAGCTGATGCGGTAAGCCTGTCAGATAATTGGTCATCTGCTCATAGTGCTTACCCCAGGTCATATCAATCATCTGAACAAGGTAAGAGAAGTGTGGCTCCAAAGCCCCAAACTCCAGTCCAATCAGCTCTTAGAAGGGATTTTTCTTCTGTTAAATGTCATGGGTGTGGTGATATTGGACATATTAGATCTCGCTGTCCTAAAAATCCCCTAGCGTACAAGCAATATCACCCAATTCCAACTCACAAAGTCGGATTTTGTCTAAGTGACAGGGAAAATTCAAAGTTCATGACAGCTGGTACAGTGAATGGGGCTTGGGTATCCACAGTTCTCAGAGATACGGGGTGCACATGTGTTATTGTATCTCACAAGGTGTTACCAGATGTTGATCTTTCTAGGGCTGATCTGGTGGGGATCGAAGATTATTTAGGCTGGGTGGATTACTTCCCCAAAACTAAATGCTACCTGAATTGTCCCTATTTTAAAGGTTGGATTGATGTGGTGCGAGCACCAATTAAATTCTGTAGCGTCCTGATTGGAAATGTACCAGGGGTATATAGTCCCAAATTATCTCCAGATTCTGAGGTAACTGAACGTTCAAATGTCCCTCTTGATTATTCCTGTGCCATTCAGACTAGATCCTCCAAAGTAAAAAGGGTTCACCCTTTAGTGTTGCCGGAGATCGAGCCTCTTAAAGTAACTCCTGAAGACTTTGCAAAATTGCAGGCAGAATGTCATTCTCTCActaaattttgggaaaaagtaaAGTCTGAAGAACATGATATGATGCGTGATGGTACGGTGTTTAAGTTTGAGCAAATAAATGGTTTGCTGTACCGTACATGTGTTGCTTCAAAGCACTGTGAAAGAGTTGGTAAATCTTCTCTGGTAGTACCCAGTAAATGTAGAGCCATCATTCTCGCAGTAGGTCATGAGAGCCCCTTAGCCGGTCATTTCTCCCATCGGAAATCAGAAATGCGTATTAGGGACCATTTCTATTGGCCAAAAATGGGAGCTGAAATCCGAGACTTTTGTAAGTCTTGCGACAAGTGTCAAAGGATGTCAAGTAGAGGTAGGGTAAGACCAGTGCCATTAAAACCCATGCCCATTTTAACAGAGCCTTTCTCTCGTGTCTCCATAGACTTGGTAGGAccgatttctcctccatcttctgaggGTCACCGTTATATTTTAACTTTGATAGATTTGGCGACCGGGTTTCCAGAAGCATTGCCTCTCAAAGAGATAGATTCAATATCTGTAGCTGAAGCCCTTATGGTGATCTTTTCAAGGGTCGGTATTCCTCGGGAAATTTTGTCTGATCGAGGAAGGCAATTTGTTTCTCAACTAATGGGCGAACTGCATAAATTATTGGGTGTAAAGCCGCTTTTTACAACTCCCTATCATCCTagtgggaatggaagggtggaaaggtttcATGCAACACTAAAAGCCTCCTTAAGGAAATTGTGTAGTGACAAACCACGAGAATGGCACCGTTATCTTGTCCCGACATTATTCGCTATGCGAGAGATTCCTAGCGATCGAACTGGGTTTTCTGCTTTTGAGCTACTTTATGGACGGACAGTCCGGGTACCTCTTTCAGTCTTAAGGGACTTGTGGGAAGACACAACCATTAAAGATGATGTTAGATCTTCCTTTCAATATGTGATTGAATTGAAAAACAAGCTGGAGGAGTGTGCTAAAATTGCAGCTCAAAATGCTGAGATTAGTTCCTCTAAATTCAAATCTTATTTTGACTTAAAATCTCAGGATAGGAAGTTTAGTCCAGGTGAGGAAGTTCTTGTACTCCTTCCTGATAACCAAAACAAGTTGCTCATGTCTTGGAGTGGCCCTTATACTGTTCTGGAATGTCGAAATAAGGTGAATTATCTTATCGATGAAGGTGGAAAACTGAAGTTGCTTCATGCTAACCTTCTTAAGAAGTATCAAAGGAGAGCAACAAGTTCCCAACCTAATGTTATGGACGAGGAAAGTAAGATAGATGCTGAAATGAACCCACAAATAGTCCAGAATTGTATTCTTGAAGATACTGAATTGAGCGATAGCAATTTTCCTCTAACTTCTGATGGAGAAGAGCCCATCTTGCCTGAGAGTGATCAACCTGAGATTTGTTCCGACCTTTCAGCAGAACAGAAATCTGATATTGATTCAGTAATTGCAGAGTTTGTAGATGTATTTTCATTAACTCCAGGTTGCACAAACACCCTTGAACATGATATTGAAGTTAACACCACAGAGCTTATAGAGTCTAAGGTTTATCTCATTCCTATACATCTAAAGCCTCACTTCGAAGATGAAGTTGGCCAATTGCTTGAACAAGGGATTATACAGCTATCATCATCTCCCCATTCATCTCCTGTAGTCATGGTAAAAAAGTCTGATGGTAGCTATCGTATGGCCATAGATTATCGAGCTGTTAACTCCGTAACTAATTTTCATGCTGAACCAGCTTGCACTATGGAGGAAGACTTGTACAAGTTTTCAGGATGTAATTACTTCTCTGAATTAGATCTTATGAAGGCTTACTGTCAAGTTAAACTTTCTGAGAAGGCCAGACCTTTAACAGCATTTCCTTCACACAAGGGTCTTATGGAGTTTTGTCGTGTGCCTTTCGGATTGGTAAATGCTTGTGCCACTTATATCCGCCTTATGCGCATTGTTTTGGCTGGTTTAAAGAATGGTTCCTTCTATTTTGACAATATTTTCATCCATACTAAAACATGGGATGAACATAAAGATGCAATTGTTTCAGTGTTAAAGAGATTGCGTGAACATAACCTCACTGCAAAGCCATCAAAATGCAGATTTGGCTTTAAGTCTATTGAGTACTTGGGTTTTATTCTTGATGGAAACTACTTGCATCCTAAACTCGATAAAATAGAAGCTATACTTAATTTACCTCCTCCTTGCACAAAGAAAACCTTAAGATCTTTCCTTGGTTTGATTTCATTCTATAGAATGTTTATTCCACAAGCAGCTTCACTGACAAGCTCTTTATCTGATTTGTTATGTAAAAATGTCAGGGAACCACTGAAATGGACGGACGAATTGACTAAAGTATTTGAACAGTTAAAAGCTGCATTAGCTTCAAAACCCGTATTAAAGTTACCTGATGCTTCCCATCCTTTTGTCTTACGTACAGATTCATCAGATGTTGGGCTTGGAGCTGTTCTTCTACTGTACGTCGATGGTCATCCATTTCCTGTGGCGCATGCTAGTCGGAAActattagatagagagaagaggtacTCGACTATTGAGAAAGAAGGCTTGGCTATAATGTTCGGTATCCACCGATTTAGGTATTACCTAATGGGTCAAGAATTTATCCTGGAAGTGGATCACAAGCCAttaatttatatcaataaatTCAAGGGGTCGAATAACAGACTTTTACGGTGGTCGTTAAGCTTGCAACCTTATCGCTTCCGTTTGGTTCACGTTGCAGGGCGTGATAATCTTGGAGCGGATCTCCTTAGTCGTTCCGGAAATTAA